AACGAGGACGCCGCGGCCAGTATCGGCATCTCGACGTACCGCTACAAGATGGCCGCTACCGGCATCAGCGCGTTCTTCACGGCGTGGGCGGGGACGTTCTGGGCGTTCTACCTGGAGCTCATCCGGCCGGAGACCGTGTTCGGCCTTTTCAAGAACGTCCAGATCCTCCTGCCCGCAGTCGTCGGAGGGCTCGGTACCATCGCCGGGTCGATCGTCGGGGCGTTCGTCATCTTCCCCCTCAGCGAGTTCCTCCGCCTCAACTTCGGGGACCTCGCGGGCGCCGACGACATCGTCTACGGGCTCTCGCTCGTCCTCATCGCGCTCCTCCTGCCGAACGGCGTCCTCTCGCTCCCTGCTCGAATACGGTCGCTGCTCGGTGGAGACGACGACGAAGACTGAACGACGGCCATTCACGCCGGGTTTCCCGGTGCTCTCGCCCGGTCAGGGCCGGAGTGCTGTTCCGACGTCGCGCACCGACCTGTTCCTGATATCCAGCACTGCCTCCAGTGCCACGTCCGGGTCGTCGACGCCGTGTTCGAACAGATCGCCGAAAAGCGCGTGCAGGTCGGCCTCGTCCGGTGCGCGTCGGAAGTCGCCGGGCGGGTCGACGCACTCAGCGTCGACGGTCCGGCCGTCATCGTGGGTGACCTCGACGCGGGCGCTCCAGTGCTCGGGGAACGTCTGCTCGTAGGTCGGGTCGTGGTGGAGGTGGACGCGTTCGGCGAGCGCGAGCGTGTCTGGGTCCGAGAGGGCGTCGCCGTGGAAGTCCTCCAGCCAGAGGTCGCCCGACGCGAGGTATCGCGCGAGGACGAACGGGATGGAGAACTTCGCGCTCGTGTACGTCGAGACGTCGTGGTAGTCGAGGTCGCACGCGTTCCGGTACGTGTAGACGTCGATGGACTCGACCGCGTCGACGTCGACGTCATCGACGATCTCCTGGAGCGCGCCCAGCGGCGGGTGCGTGTATCGGCACGAGGGCGTGAACTTGAAGTATGACTCCCGGACGTTCCAGTGGTCGCCGAGCGTCCGGAACCAGCGGTCGAAGCCGCCGTCGGTCAGGTCGTCGAGGGGCCCGTAGACCTCCCCCATCGCTGCCTTCGAGCCTTGGAGGCCCGCGGCGGCGGTAAGTGCGGCGTCGACGCCCGCCTGCGCGGAGAACCCGGCGGTGAAACTCCGCGACGTCGGCCCTTCTTCGTAGGCGTCGTGCATGGAGACGACGGCGAGGTTCGCCGCGATGCGGAACGCGTTCCGCAACTGGTCGTCGTCGAGGTCCATGCAGAGCGCGCCGGTGAGCGCGGGGCCGACGGTCGTCCACGTCGAGTGCGGGTTGCGGACCAGCCACGGGAGTGCGTCGTTCATCCGGTCCTTCATCGCGAAGATCCCACGTTCGAGTCGCGTGCATATCTCGTAGGCCTTCACCGCCGCCTCGACGAACGCCTCGCCGTCGGCGTCGGCGTGCTCGGCGAGCGCGAACCCGCCACCGACGATGCTCGCGCCTACGTGCCCGCCCGTGTTGTGCCCCTCCTCTATCTCCTGGACGATGGCGGCGGACGTGTTCGCGAGGGCCGCTTGCCCGGGTGCAGCACTGCGGTCGGTGCCGAGGACGGTCGCCGTGCCGTCCGCGAAGTCCGCGCCGTTCGCGACCTCGTTGACGTCCGCCAGGTTCGCGCCGGCCGTCGCCGCCGCGAGGACGTCCGCCACGACGAGGGCGCCCCGGTCGAGGACGTCGTCGGGGACTGGCTCCTCGAGGAACTCGTACGTTTGCTGCTCCCATACCGGCAGGTCTGCGGTCGCTGTCATGTGTGAGACAGGGACACGCCCCGGCATAACTCTTGGCGTCCTCCGGGGACAGTCGGCACCATCACCCGCACAACTATTACCCTGAGAGCCCCACGCAAGGGTATGCTGGATTACGTCTCGCTGGAGAGCGATCTTGGCGACGAAGAGCGCATGATACGCGACACCGCCCGCGAGTTCGTCGACGAGAAGGTCCGCCCCGACATCGGCCAGCACTTCGAGGACGGCACCTTCCCCACGGAACTCATCCCAGAGATGGGCGAACTCGGCTTCTACGCCCCCAACCTCGAAGGGTATGGGTCGCCGAACGTCTCCGAGAAGGCCTACGGCCTCCTCATGCAGGAACTCGAAGCGTGTGACTCCGGACTGCGTTCGATGGCGAGCGTGCAGGGCGCGCTCGTCATGTACCCCATCCACGCGTTCGGTAGCGAGGAACAGAAGGAACGATGGTTGCCCGACATGGGCATGGGCGAGAAGGTGGGCTGCTTCGGGCTGACCGAGCCCGAACACGGCTCGAACCCCACGGCGATGGAGACCAGCGCCGAACGCGACGGCGACGAGTACGTCCTGAACGGCTCGAAGACGTGGATCACGAACTCGCCGATCGCGGACGTCGCCGTCGTGTGGGCGAGGGACCGCTCCGAGGACGACGACCCCGTCCGTGGGTTCCTCGTCGAAACTGACCGAGACGGTGTCACTACCAACAAGATCACGGAGAAGCTCTCGCTCCGGGCCTCCATCACCGGCGAGATCAGTCTCCAGAACGCACGCATCCCCAGAGAGAACCGTCTCCCGCACGTCGAGGGGATGAAGGGCCCGCTGTCGTGTCTCACGCAGGCGCGCTACGGCATCGCGTGGGGCGCCGTCGGCGCCGCCCGCGACGCCTTCGAGACCGCTCGCCAGTACGCGCTCGACCGCGACCAGTTCGGCGGCCCCATTGCCAGGTTCCAGCTCCAGCAGCAGAAGCTCGCGGAGATGGCTACGCAGATCACGCTGGGCCAACTGCTCGCGCACCGGCTCGCGGACCTCAAGGAACGAGGCGACCTCCGCCCGCAGCACGTCTCCATGGCGAAGCGCAACAACGTCGCCATGGCGCGCGAACAGTCGAAGGTTGCCCGCGAGATGCTCGGTGGGAACGGCATCACGACCGACTACTCGCCGATGCGGCACATGGCGAACCTCGAGACCGTCTACACGTACGAGGGCACGCACGACATCCACACGCTCATCCTCGGCGAGGACCTCACCGGCATCGCCGCCTTCGAGTGACGATGGTCGGCGAAGCGAAGGAGCCAGACGAGGACGAAGGGCCGCTTTCCGGCGTGACGGTACTGGACGCGTCGCGGGTGCTCGCGGCACCGTTCTGCGGGATGCAGCTTGGGGACCTCGGTGCGGACGTCATCAAGGTCGAACGCCCCGGCGTGGGCGACCAGACCCGCGGCTGGTACCCGCCCACGTACGGGGACGACGCGGACGGCGAGAGCGCGTACTACCTCAGTATCAACCGCAACAAGCGCTCCATCACGCTGAATCTCGCGAGCGAGGACGGCCGCGAGGTGTTCCGCGACCTGGCGAGCGAGGCGGACGTCCTCCTGGAGAACTTCCGCGTCGGCAAGATGGACGAGTGGGGTCTCGGTTACGAGGATCTCAAGGCCGAGAACCCTGGTCTGGTGTACGCCCACATCACGGGCTACGGCGAGTGGGGGCCGGACGCCGAACGTGCTGCCTACGATATCATGATGCAGGCCCGGGGCGGGATGATGAGTATCACCGGCGAGGAGGGCGGCGCCCCGGTCCGGGTAGGTGTCGCGATCGCCGACCTTGGCGCGGGCATGTACGCCACGCAGGCCATCCTCGCTGCGCTCTTCCGGCGGGAGTTCGCGGGCGACGGCGAAGGACAGAAGGTGGACGTCAGCCTCTACGACGGCCAGGTGGCGTGGATGACTTACATGGCGTCGTACTACTTCGCGTCCGGCGACCCGCCGGGGCGGATGGGGAGCAAGCACCCGACCATCGCGCCCTACCAGGCGTTCGAGACCCGTGACGACTACATCGTGGTCGCCGTCTCCAGTGAGAACATGTGGCCGCGGTTCTGTCGCGCCATCGACCGCGAGGACCTGATCGACGACCCCCGGTTCGCGGAGAACGCCGACCGCGTACGGAACCGGGACGAACTGGACGCCATCCTCGACGCTGAACTCGCCGACTACCGAACGGTCGAGATCGCCGATCAGCTGGACGAACACGGCGTCCCCGCGAGTTCCGTCAAGGACATGGCCGATGTCTTCGACGACCCCCAAGTGGACGCACGACGCATGCACCAGCACGTCGAGCACCCCACAATCGGCGACGTCGAGATGCCTGGGAGTCCGATGCATCTCTCGAAGACCTCCACCAGCATCCGCCGTCACCCGCCGCTTCTCGGTGAACACACTGACGAGGTCCTCCAGGAGTTCGGGTACACTGACGAAGACCTCGAACGGCTGAAACGAAACGACGCCATCTAGGATCGGCTGGTCCGGCCGTCCCCCGGTGGCGATCCACGACCGCAATATCTCGGTGAAGGTGACGCAGCGTCGAACGTGCCACGCTCCCGAATTATGACAGATATGAATTTATATAAAAATACTGGTGGTAACGGAGTCTCGGATGGTCATTCTGACCGCGAAGCAACACTAGCTTCCACCGGTTTCCCGAGCCGTCGGGCGAAGACGGATTACGTTCGTCGAATTCGGAACTCGGGACACGTTCGATGGGCCGCCCGCGGATCGAGGTCGGGCGACTCGTCGACGAACGAGGCTTCGAGGGTTTCGTTCTCAACTGATGCGGCTCTATACGACCTACAACGGCCGCTAGAAGAAGCTGAGCGATCTCCTCTCGTTCGACCGTCGCGTACGGGCGGAGGAGACCGACCATGTTGGGATGCAGTAGCTCGACGACGACTACGAGACCGTCTCCGGGATGGCGGGGACCGATGTCGGATCCGTGTGGTCGATTATACTCGCACGGCCCTGGATAGAAACGGAACCGACCCTCTCACGAAACACATAACGACGAACTTACAAGTTTCGATATACATAACTTTCTATATGTATGTGGTGGGCGGGTGGAACGACGGGGCGTGACGAGGAGCTCCGGGGAGCACACGAGCCGGTCCACGAACTGCACACCGAAGCGTCCGAACTATGTCCGGAAGGACAGCGGAAGGTGTGGGGGAGCGAACGCAGCTGTCGGGGGTTCGTCGCCGTCGACTACCCCGGCCTACAGTGGATTGCGGCGGTTCACGTGTGGACGCGGACGACGTGGCCGCCGCACCCGCACTGCTCGACGTACTCCCAGTCGACGTCGTCGTCGAACGCGTCCTCGAGCGCCGAGAAGAGGTACTCGGATGGATGGCCGTGGTTCGCGTGCGTCACGAGGTTCACGTGGTTGCCGTCGGCGGTGTGTTCGACGGCCTCGATCGCCTGCCGGACGACGATTTCGCGGTCGTCGCCGTGCTCGGGCTTCTCGAGGTTCGCCGACCAGGAGTTGTCGTGCACGCGGTCGGTGACCGGTTCGGCGTCGTGGTCGTGCTCGTGGTCGTGGGGCGTACTGGACATCGTCGATAGGTACGGGCCGTGAGATGGAGATGGTTTCGGTCGCGGAAGCCGTGCGACGAGCGACTGGGACACCGTGCCGGTTACCGCGGCGTCGACCGGTCGGGAGTATTCGCCTGAACGTTCTTCCGTTCGTATCGCGACGTACTAGACGTATGTGCCTCAACCGCATCGCGGACCGGGTCGAGTCATGAAGGCGTCGGACCTGCTGGTCGCGTGCCTGGAACGCGAGGGCGTCGATCACGTGTTCGGTGTCCCCGGCGAGGAACTCGAGGACCTGCTGTTCTCGATCCGGGACTCGACGGTGACGTTCGTCCCGGTGCGTCACGAGCAGGGCGCGGCGTTCATGGCGGACGTCCACGGCCGACTGACCGGCGACGCGGGCGTCTGCCTCGGCACGCTCGGGCCCGGGGCGACGAACCTCCTCACGGGCGTCGCCGACGCCCATCTGGACAAGAGCCCGCTGGTCGCGATCACGGGCCAGGGCGGGCTCGAGCGCCTCCACCAGGAGAGCCATCAGGCGATCGACGTGCTGCGGATGTTCGGGCCCGTGACGAAGTGGAACACGCAACTCGACAGTCCGGACATCGTCCACGAGGCCGTCCGGAAGGCGTTCAAGGTCGCGGAGTACGAGAAACCCGGCGCGACGCACCTGGAGCTCCCCGAGGACGTCGCCGCCGAGGCGACCGACGCGCGGCCGCTCGAACGCCGGGAGCGAGTTCCGTTCGCCGCACCCAATCCGGAGACGCTCGCTCGCGTCGAGGAGCGCTTGCGGGCGGCGGACCGACCGATCGTGATCGCGGGGAACGGTGCCGTCCGCACGCACGCCGCGACGCAACTCCGCGAGTTCGTCGAGGAGACCGGCATCCCGGTCGTGTCGACGTACATGGGGAAGGGAGCGGTGTCCGACGCCGACGAGCGCTCGCTGATGACGCTCGGGTCGGGGAGCGACGGCGAGGCGACGGCCGCTATCTCGCGATCGGACCTCGTCCTCACCGTCGGCTACGACATCGCCGAGCACGACCCGGCGGACTGGAACGACGGCACCGCGGTCCTCGTCCACGTCGACAGCGAACCCGCGGAGGTGTACGAGGCCTACGACCCCGAGGTCGAGGTGATCGCGGACAGCGGTCGAACCCTCCAGGCGCTCACTGACTGGGCGCGGTCGGCCGAGCCGTCCTTCGAGACGGAGTGGTTCCAGGACTACCGGGCGCGGATCGTCGCGGACGTCGAGCGGACGCCGAGCGAGACGGCGCCGTTCACGGTCGCAGGCGTCCTCCCGATGTTGCGCGACGTGATGGCGCCCGAAGACGTGCTCGTCTCGGACGTCGGCAACCACAAGATGGAGATCGCGCAGCGCTTCCCGACGTACGAGCCGAACACGTGCATCATCTCGAACGGGCTCGCCTCGATGGGGATCGCGGTCCCCGGCGGGCTGGCGGGCGACCTGGCGGTCGACGCGAACGTCGTCGCGGCGACCGGCGACGGCGGCTTCCTGATGAACGCCGCGGAGATCGAGACGGCGACCCGGACCGGCTGTGGCTACACGATCGTCGTGTTCAACGACGACGACTACGGCCTCATCTCGAAGAAACAGCGCGACCACACGGGCGAGTCGTTCGGCACCGGACTGACGAACCCGGACCTCGTCGCGTTCGCGGAGAGCTTCGGCATCGACGGGTACCGGCCGGAATCGAGCGCGGAGCTGCGGGACGCTCTCGAGTCCGCCGTCGGCGGCGACATGGCGCTCGTCGAGGTCCCCGTCGAGTGACGACCCGTGGCCGCAGACTGCCGGTGGCCACTCGAGACGCGAACGTGTTCGAACGCAGTTCCTTGGCGGCGGCGACCGTAGCATTCCATACTAATGGCGGACGGCACCGAGTGTCCAGTCTGGAATCCGGAGTCGTGCGAGGGAACGTCGTCGTGTCCGCCCCGGTGTCCGCGGTACGTCGCGCCCGACGGCACCGCGTACACGATCTATCGACTCGCTGACTGTCCGGTCCGTCGCACGGACGAGGTGGCGGCTGTCACCGGACTCGAC
This genomic window from Halorubellus sp. JP-L1 contains:
- a CDS encoding MmgE/PrpD family protein; translation: MTATADLPVWEQQTYEFLEEPVPDDVLDRGALVVADVLAAATAGANLADVNEVANGADFADGTATVLGTDRSAAPGQAALANTSAAIVQEIEEGHNTGGHVGASIVGGGFALAEHADADGEAFVEAAVKAYEICTRLERGIFAMKDRMNDALPWLVRNPHSTWTTVGPALTGALCMDLDDDQLRNAFRIAANLAVVSMHDAYEEGPTSRSFTAGFSAQAGVDAALTAAAGLQGSKAAMGEVYGPLDDLTDGGFDRWFRTLGDHWNVRESYFKFTPSCRYTHPPLGALQEIVDDVDVDAVESIDVYTYRNACDLDYHDVSTYTSAKFSIPFVLARYLASGDLWLEDFHGDALSDPDTLALAERVHLHHDPTYEQTFPEHWSARVEVTHDDGRTVDAECVDPPGDFRRAPDEADLHALFGDLFEHGVDDPDVALEAVLDIRNRSVRDVGTALRP
- a CDS encoding acyl-CoA dehydrogenase family protein is translated as MLDYVSLESDLGDEERMIRDTAREFVDEKVRPDIGQHFEDGTFPTELIPEMGELGFYAPNLEGYGSPNVSEKAYGLLMQELEACDSGLRSMASVQGALVMYPIHAFGSEEQKERWLPDMGMGEKVGCFGLTEPEHGSNPTAMETSAERDGDEYVLNGSKTWITNSPIADVAVVWARDRSEDDDPVRGFLVETDRDGVTTNKITEKLSLRASITGEISLQNARIPRENRLPHVEGMKGPLSCLTQARYGIAWGAVGAARDAFETARQYALDRDQFGGPIARFQLQQQKLAEMATQITLGQLLAHRLADLKERGDLRPQHVSMAKRNNVAMAREQSKVAREMLGGNGITTDYSPMRHMANLETVYTYEGTHDIHTLILGEDLTGIAAFE
- a CDS encoding CaiB/BaiF CoA-transferase family protein translates to MVGEAKEPDEDEGPLSGVTVLDASRVLAAPFCGMQLGDLGADVIKVERPGVGDQTRGWYPPTYGDDADGESAYYLSINRNKRSITLNLASEDGREVFRDLASEADVLLENFRVGKMDEWGLGYEDLKAENPGLVYAHITGYGEWGPDAERAAYDIMMQARGGMMSITGEEGGAPVRVGVAIADLGAGMYATQAILAALFRREFAGDGEGQKVDVSLYDGQVAWMTYMASYYFASGDPPGRMGSKHPTIAPYQAFETRDDYIVVAVSSENMWPRFCRAIDREDLIDDPRFAENADRVRNRDELDAILDAELADYRTVEIADQLDEHGVPASSVKDMADVFDDPQVDARRMHQHVEHPTIGDVEMPGSPMHLSKTSTSIRRHPPLLGEHTDEVLQEFGYTDEDLERLKRNDAI
- a CDS encoding CGCGG family rSAM-modified RiPP protein — translated: MSSTPHDHEHDHDAEPVTDRVHDNSWSANLEKPEHGDDREIVVRQAIEAVEHTADGNHVNLVTHANHGHPSEYLFSALEDAFDDDVDWEYVEQCGCGGHVVRVHT
- a CDS encoding acetolactate synthase large subunit, which translates into the protein MKASDLLVACLEREGVDHVFGVPGEELEDLLFSIRDSTVTFVPVRHEQGAAFMADVHGRLTGDAGVCLGTLGPGATNLLTGVADAHLDKSPLVAITGQGGLERLHQESHQAIDVLRMFGPVTKWNTQLDSPDIVHEAVRKAFKVAEYEKPGATHLELPEDVAAEATDARPLERRERVPFAAPNPETLARVEERLRAADRPIVIAGNGAVRTHAATQLREFVEETGIPVVSTYMGKGAVSDADERSLMTLGSGSDGEATAAISRSDLVLTVGYDIAEHDPADWNDGTAVLVHVDSEPAEVYEAYDPEVEVIADSGRTLQALTDWARSAEPSFETEWFQDYRARIVADVERTPSETAPFTVAGVLPMLRDVMAPEDVLVSDVGNHKMEIAQRFPTYEPNTCIISNGLASMGIAVPGGLAGDLAVDANVVAATGDGGFLMNAAEIETATRTGCGYTIVVFNDDDYGLISKKQRDHTGESFGTGLTNPDLVAFAESFGIDGYRPESSAELRDALESAVGGDMALVEVPVE